The genomic region aaacatgtattacacTAACATACCCACACGTTCGTTACGATGatcttgtaaaacatgtattacacTAACATACCCACACGTTCGTTACGATGATCgtgtaaaacatgtattacacTAACATACCCACACGTTCCGAACTTACGATGatcttgtaaaacatgtattacacTAACATACCCACACGTTCGTTACGATGatcttgtaaaacatgtattacacTAACATACCCACACGTTCGTTACGATGATcttgtaaaaaatgtattacacTAACATACCCACACGTTCGTTACGATGatcttgtaaaacatgtattacacTAACATACCCACACGTTCATTACGATGATCTTGTAAAACATGTAGTACATTAACATACCCACACGTTCATTACGATGatcttgtaaaacatgtattacacTAACATCATAACATGTTCATTACGATGatcttgtaaaacatgtattacacTAACATACCAAGACATTCATTACGATGATCTTGTAAAACATGTAGTACACTAACATACCCACACGTTCATTACGATGATcttgtaaacatgtattacaCTAACATACCAACACGTTCATAACGATGatcttgtaaaacatgtattacacTAACATACCCACACGTTCATTACGATGatcttgtaaaacatgtattacacTAACATACCCACACGTTCATTACGATGatcttgtaaaacatgtattacacTAACATACCCACACGTTCATTACGATGATCGTGTACATGTAGTACACTAACATACCAACACGTTCATTGCCATGatcttgtaaaacatgtattacacTAACATACCCACACGTTCATTACGATGATCTTGTAAAACATGTACTACACTAAAATCCTAACACGTTCATTACCATGatcttgtaaaacatgtattacacTAACATACCAACACGTTCATTACGATGatcttgtaaaacatgtattacacTAACATCCTAACACGTTCATTACCATGatcttgtaaaacatgtattacacTAACATACCCACACGTTCATTACGATGatcttgtaaaacatgtattacacTATCATCATAACACGTTCATAACGATGatcttgtaaaacatgtattacacTTACATCATAACACGTTCATTACGATGatcttgtaaaacatgtattacacTAACATCATAACATGTTCATTACGATGatcttgtaaaacatgtattacacTAACCTCATAACATGTTCATTACGATGatcttgtaaaacatgtttcagTGCATACAAATTATAactgaaaaacatatataaattagtATAATGCAGTGACTATTTACTAGCAAGTGTAGACGCTTGCAGAGAAGAGAGCTTTAGCAGTATTATATTTACAAAGCttgacacaaaaaataaaacaatttattccaATAACACTTAGTTATCGTTTCAGACAGTGACGGTGGTGATAGTTGTTGTTCGATGGACCTCCGGGCTGTGGCCTTGGCCCCGGGCTGCCTTGTAACGCTCACCTCCCTGTGTCTCGCCCTGGCTTCTCACAAGGAACATATCGCGCCAGGTAAATTGGCGAACTGTTCCACCAGGAGAAAATCCATCCACTTACATTAATTGATGCGATCTGATTGCTGATAATATAAATCAACGAGAATTAGGAAATGCACGTATCAATGATAATGTAAAGATGAATAcctacataattattttctctAAATTAAACTTAGGAACAGTGAAAAACCTTTTATCTGTTAAATATAATCTAGACATTTATTGCTGTTATGTTAGATACATTATTCACCAGCggttaatttcttaaaaacttCTTCCTGTTTAAGTATGGTCATTGGAGCACCATTTTTTTGACGATTCGTGACAAATATTTCCCGTTTGCTTCCATAGCAGTCACGGTTTTGTTCCGACTTTCGAATGCATTCATCTTGTTCGTTTTAAACGGTCGATTGTTTAAAATACTGGaataaataatcaaacatttttttataatgttccATAAAGATTCGTTCTAGGATAAAGTCGAACTTGTAAACAGGTATCTACGCATTTGTATCTTTATACCTTCATGCCGTTCTCAGTTTTCCTTcctgaaatgtttttttttatcaaactacACAATATAAGTAAATGCATGTCCGAAGGCCATAATTCGTGCGATGCGGCTCATGTATGATCATCAAGTTAAGAGATAGACGGGATAACAAGTAGGCACATTCATAGAATTGTAGAATCGACCACACTATAAAATGTAGCCAGCGataagaaattatatttgttcttgCCATACTCATctatttcttaattgtttaaaaGCATAAACGAACTATTTAATCTTCAAAACTCCTCCTCTGACAAATCGAATTTcaggttttgttttaaaaacatcgAATTGTGAATTAAGGCGTTGAGGGAATTTTACGAACGAACATATATGCGTCAtcagaaataaatcattttgcattaaaacggaaaaataattgtatatttatgtcAAGGTTCCAGTCTATCTAATCAACAATGTCCTTTGGCTTCTTTATGACATCTTTGACAACTAATCTATTGAAAAAGTGACCGGAATtctaatatatttcttaaaatatgagCATTAGCCATAAAACACATTATGATGTTGATTGGATAATGgcaaatattccttaaactattttcaatattgcaACACCTTTCTGtttgaatacaaaatgtattttgaactaaattttgtatataacacCCGTTATACATGTAAGAAGGCACACATGCTTGAACCATGTAGACAGTCTTTCAAAACCATATTTGCAATTGTGTTACTTATTGTACATTTTGTGATTCAAACTCACTTTTGCATAGACATGTcatgcataaaacattgacatttaTTGTTCTCTGTCGTGTGTGCAAAACTTATCCACAGGAAACAATTCCTGACGTTTCAGAGTTGGCTGGATGGGAGCGGCGACTGTACGCGAATCTCACTTCCAATTACAACGCTTTCTCGCGGCCCGTCATGAGCGCCTCCCAGCGCGTGCACCTCAACTTCAGCCTCAGTCTCAACCAAGTCATTGATCTTGTACGTTAACGGCCATCTTGTTTATGCatatatgatattaatatttaataatgtagTTGAATTTCGGGAGTGTCTAACAAGATAGTCATGTCATTTGGTGGTCAATTACACGCGTTTtcattaattatgttataatgttgcatacatgcatgtatactatatacatgtacttcaaatgcttataaatatgtttgttttttaatataatttaaaaccatTCTGTCAATTTGGAGCTTGTTCCGCGGAACAAAGCTCCATAGTATGTGTTAGCATTAAACCGCTTGTGTTACGTAATGGCATCAGAAACATTTTGCAAGTGGAGTGCGGGTCTGCAAATCATTCTAATTAAGAAGGGAAAGTTAGCGTGTAACATTAATTCTCGCGTCTGAGACGTCTGGCAGGTGTTCtttgatgtatgtgttgttttaattgCAGGACGAGAAGCACCAGATCCTCACCACGTATGTCTGGATTAACGAGGTAGGTACACACGTGGTCCTCGTGTACAGGTGCTCTCCAACATGAAGGCTTTCAACCTGTTTTGCTGGCGGATGATACATTTATGCAATCGGAAATACCCACACCATGGCAAAGTCTCAATCGTCTCCATacaaattattaacataaatcataaatataaatatttaagtttattgctTAAAAATTGGTCATTGCTTCACATAGAGAAACTTTCCTAAATCCTCCCGTCCATTACGCTAAGCTCAAGGGTGtcttatattttgtgtttgtccTCTATCACTTTGTTGCGTTTATATGACGAGATTTTCCCTCGAGGCAAATTTACACCAAGTCTTAAGATGGGGAAGATTAACCCCGAGGGTATTCCATGCCATATAAACACACTAATTAGGGTGTATAAACACTGGGGGTATTTGGATTTCTTTTCGTTTTGGATATTAAAATTTTGACACGGTTTTACAGTAAATAATTGGCAAATAAAAGGAACTAAattgttaaagatatatatatatatatatatatttttgttgtcaaagtttatttaaattatcagCAGACTGTTTCATCAGGGGACTGAAATGTTTGCAATGCCAGGTTTATGTCTGGTTGAAGTAGTTTGTTTCCAAGTTTGGCCAATTTGTCTGTCGTTGAGACTCATTTGCTTTCAATAGGAGCGCTTAATTTTCAGAACCTATCGCCCTCTTATTTCAGCTGGAATAATTAACGTTAAACATATGTTTGATTATTTGtctaatatgaaacaaatatgaatacGTTAAGTGTGTTTTCTTACAGTAtgacttttttctttcttttatttggaAAACACAGATCTTTATTATTTTCCTGGAAATACTACAACATGATATCGCTAAGTGAATAAGACTGATAAAACTAGatattgatataatatgttAGTATATTATCTTCATCATAATGTCTAACGTACATTTCAAACTACTggcataaattaaaaaataattctcaATTGCCATATAAACGCGTTGACAATATACCCAAGTGAAAAATGTTCcaacatatgtatatgtgtCCCCACGGCCACCCACGGGGAGGGGGATTTCCCTAAAGGTCAAATGTTCagtatattcaattaatttaattatgtcCATGGATTTAAGAATGCCCGCCTCACGAGAATATCGACCGCCCTTTAAAGACTTTAACTACTGATAATTAGCCCTGTATATATTGACAGCGGTGGGATGACGCGAACTTGCGGTGGCGACCGGAGGACTTCGACGGGATTGAGCGACTCATGTTCCCCGCCGCCCTGATCTGGCTCCCGGACATCTTCATCTTCAACATGTAAGTACAATACTCCCGAAATATAGTTTGCATTACCGTGCTTTTTAACTCAACACCCTTAACAAggttgcattttttaaaaagatacaacTCTCTTAAGCTAGCCAATGCTCAATTCATTTTCAGTGCAGGATTCGCAAATGAAGGGTTTGTGAACGTGTCCGGAAGCCGAGTGCTCGTGCTGTCTACAGGGAAGGTCACGTGGTCGATACCGCTCCGCATCCGGAGCGCGTGCCCCGTGGACGCCACGTACTTCCCTTACGACAGACAGTCATGTGACATACATTTCGGCTCGTGGATATATGATTTCTCACAGATAGACATTTCCCTGGAATCCAATATTGCGGACGTAACAAACTATGTCGTAAACAATGAATTTGATCTCTATCACGCTTATTTGCGGCGGACGATCGAAGGTCCCAGTTGTTGCCCAGGCAATGAAAGCCATCCCATGGTTCACTTGAGCATCCAGCTGAAGCGGAAAACCAATTACTATGACTACATTGTCATCGCCCCGACGCTTAATCTGTGTGTGTTGACGCTTGCAACGTTCTTACTTCCGTGTGAGTGCGGCTGGAAGATCGCGATCGGGCTCACGGTCTTCCTGACCCTATACGTATTGCAGCTGCTAATCGCGGAAAACGTCCCGGACACAAACTCTACACCTTTGATAAGTATGCAGGAGTTGCTTTGCTGAGGTCATTACAGAAAAAGATACATTCACTTTTAATCCTATATTTTACATACTACGTTACTGTAGGTACATATAATATCTATACCTTTATGCATGTTTCCCTTTATGAAcgattaataataattattattttataatgataataataataataataataataataataataataataataataataataataaatatccTTAAGGTCCCCTTCTCCTTCGTTTTGAATAGTTTTATTCTGTTTCAGGTGTATTTATTCTACTTGTCATGTCGTTAAACAGCATATCCCTCATAACGGCGACCATCATCATGAACATTAAGCGCCGATCTTTAGCGGATCCGCCGCCTCCCGTGCCGCGTATTCTCATGCACGTGTGCGAGAAGTACCTGGCTCGTGTCGTCTGCGCACGCATGACCAACTGGAAACGGATTGCTTCTACGCCTAACGAAGTAGTAGAGCAGATCATGATATTCCCGCCGGCGGACGACGTGTCGGATTCAGGGGAAACGTGTGGCCAGTACGTGCAGCGACAGGAAATGATGTCAGACGTCTCAAACGAATCCGCAGATCTTCAAAACTCCCAGGATATTGAAATACAACCGCCCCCCTCACTCGACAGAACAGAAACTGCAGAGTCATCGTTTTCAACATCAAGTGCCAATGACAACTCTCTGAATGATGTCGCTTGCACGGATTGCCTGTTAAAACCAGGGCCTTGTGATACTGCGAGTCACGAAAACTACTCATTCCAGGGTGATGAATCGGACACGTGCACTGTGACCTCGTCGCGTGACGAAAGACGCGGGCTTGCGGAGACGTCATTATATACTCGGCCACGACGATTTTCAAAACACAGACCTTCatacaaaaaagcaataaaatccGGTCACACTGTGACGTCTAAACGCCATTCAACTAAGCCTAAAATCAGATACAATGAATCCCAACTGTCGAATATTAGCCGGAAGTATCAGTGGTACTTCGTTGCCGATGTTATAGACACTACGGCATTTCTAATATACGTAATCGTCATGTTCCTCAGTATTGTGACAGTTCTAGTCATTATTCCACTTTTTGCTTGATTACcttgttttaataatgatacTTTTAGCAGGGATCTTGAAAACTGATGTATGCCAATgcaacatataataataaatataataatatgcgcctatatgtgaaaaaacaacaacgtaacTATACAAGATAATGATCAAAAGAAAGATGGTCACAAAACATCAAGCAATAAGAAAGTCGTAATAATTATCTCCCGGAATGGTGAGCACACAGTCACcgcgtccgtctgtccgtcacAACCTTTTCCGGAGAATACCcgccccccccccgcccccccccccctaaccTTTCTCTTCAACAATATGCAAGTAAGCATCTTGTCTGGACCATAACTCGAAATGTACTGAAGGGATTAAAATGAAACGGGACAGTAAGATTGCGACGGAAGTGTGCTGCTTAAGAgctttaataaataatgatcTCAAAATATGACAGGAAATGATCGAATCATCCGATTAGAACGTTATTGAATTGTTTAGGCTTTGTAATACAAGATGAGAGTTAAATTATTATCTTCGAGTTGCTGTTTGatacttgtttaataaaatcaaaataagtaTGTAAGTCAAAattcgttggctcgatatcgcttggctcgatatcctcgttggctccaACTGGATTTAAAGGACTGCCCTTTTCAATATTTCtcataatatgttcatataaaattcgatcggatgTCTCGATTTGTCGAGGGTCAATTTTTCTCCACGCTCGACGTCATTGTCACGGCCCCTAGTAAGAATTTcgcacttttttgttttgattgcatggctcgatgtcattttcgcggtgCCCGGTAGGAATATCACTCCTTTGATTTGATTGCTCGGCTCGATTTcgcacaaggcgctaatcgtCTAgctttgcttgattggtatcataattattattaaataaagctCAATGCATTTTGAGATTCACATTCACATAAAATCGGCAAAAAAGAGCTTACATTACTGTAAAAATGTAATCTCGTAATCAGACGACTTCGGCAATCTGTAACTTGGTTGAAACATAAAGACCAAGTAAGAGCCAGATTCCTAACCGTCCGAGCGCAAGCAAGCGAAGTGGTCGGAATCATGTAAATATGCTATGTTAATTATTAGTCGGTTGGCTATGTTTAAAATTGTCCAGGACGTAGCTTTAACTTAGAGACCGCTTCATAAATGGCAAAAGAATGCTTTTAGTATTTTCCAAGTTGCACGATAAAATGGTAAGTACACTGTGTTTAAAAAGTATACTTTAATTGATAACGGCCCTGAATAATcttttttgacaatattgattttttttttaaataccgactaccccccccccccccctcccccctgtTAAGTTAAAGTGAAATATGCttgattattgtttttggtttattatgggttaatgtttatgttatattttattgcgTCAAAAAATCAGATATAAAAACATGGTATTGTCAAAGTAACGAATGTGTAATTTTGCGAACAGTACGATACGGCAACGGGAACTATGTCAAATAAATACTCTTCTCCAGTGGAGGTATTGTCGGAAAAAAACAAAGAAGGTAAACATAACGCTATATTTAACGTCTCAAAGAATAATACACATTCAGTTtacattcctgcttggctcgatattcccaaggctcgaagtattttgagcaccaccaccaccaccaccaccaccaccaccaccaccaccactactactactactactactactactactactactactactactactactactactattactactactactacttctacctactactactactactacttctactactactgctactactactactactactactactactactactactactgctgctgctgctgctgccacTACTAATACAACTGCTACAAATAATACTGCTACTgatgctactgctactgctgctgttactgttactgctactactactactgcaaagaaaaaaatagaaaccaaCCTTCAATGATTCAATTTTGACCGGAAATTTGAGCATTTTATAATCTTAATATTCAACCGAGAGTATTTGAACTTTTCAATATTCATGACAAGCTGCAGTGATAATGATACCACGCGTTAATCACCTATCATCCGTCCGTATGTGTGCAGTTCGATCAGCTCTGAATGGTCCGTTCAGGGCCACGGTTATCTCGCGACTTGTATATAACTTACAAATGGGACAAGGTGAAGGAAATGATTGTGTTTATGATCCTGTGTATGTAACAAAGCACCCATATGAACAAATAAGTGTGGTTGTAACAGCTTACAAGAGGTGACCGTTTCTTGTAGCCATGGAGAAGACGGGCGGCACGCGGAGGGTCGTTGTTGCTATAGACGACAGCGTTTACTCGAATCTCACAATGAACTGtaagtttattttaacatttaataaggAAATCAAAGATGTTTTATatgtgacatacatgtacatacagatAGAGAACTGTTGCtcaaaatatctgaaaaacaaTTTGATTGTCTTCCTTGGACACTTTCATACGAAATAGGTGTTATGCCCGCATGTTATGTAATACACGACGAAATAggaaatcatttaaattcagTCTTGATGATATGGTTGCTAATTTCTGCCATTTCAAGTTTTCGCGGCGCGAAGTGGCGAAACTTCGTCAAGTAACGAGGCAAAATTGCGCCTAGTGGTAGGCAAAAATGCGCCTAGTGCTTGGGTAAAAATGCGCCAAGTGCTGGGGCAAAAAGCACCTCGTGGTGGGGCAAAAATGCGCCTACTGTTGGGTTTAAAATGAGCCTAGTCGCGGGACAAAACTAAAAATGCGCCTAGTGGTGGGTAAAATGGGCCTAGGGGTGGGTAAAAATGCGCCAAGTGCTTGGGCAAAAGTGCGCCCTAGTGGTGGGGCAAAAATGCGCCTAGTGGTGGGGCAAAAATGCGCCCTAGTATTGAGCAAAAATGTGCCTAGGTAAACATGCGCCTAGTGGTGGGTAAAAATGCGCCAGTTGGTGGGGCAAAATGCACCAAGGGGGGGGGGCAAAATTGCGCCTAGTGTTGGACAAAAATGCGCCAAGAGGCGGGGCAAAAATGCCCGTATTGGTGGGTTAAAATGAGGTTAGTAGGTTAGTAGTGGGTAAAAATGCGCCAAGCGGTGGGGCAAAAATGCCCCCAATGGTGGGTTAAAATGAGGTGGTGGGTAAAAATGCGTCTAGTGGTGGGTAAAAATGCGCCTTGTGGAGGGTAAAACTGCGCCAAGTGGTGGGTAAAAATTGGCCTAGTGGTGGGGTAAAAATGCGTCTAATGGTGGATAAAAATGCGCCTAGTGGTGTGGCAAAATGCGCCAAGAGGTGGGGCAAAAATCCGCATAGTGTTGGGTAAAAATGCGCCTAGTGGTGTGGCAAAATGCGCCAAGAGGTGGGGCAAATAGTGTTGGACAAAAATGCGCCATGAGGGTGGGCAAAAATGCGCCAAATGATGAAGCGAAAAGGCGCCTAGTGGTGGGTAAAAATGCGCCTATTGGTGGGGCAAAAATACGCCTAGTGTTTGGCCTATTGGTGCACTAAAATCCGCCCAGTAATGGGGCTAACGGATAGTCTGACTTTTTAAAATTGCGCCCGGTGGAGGTTCGAAAATGCGCCCGCTGACGGTTTGAAAATGCGAAATAATAATGCGGCACATTTTCGCCTCGCCACTTGGTGTATTTTTCGAATGTTTGCCTAACCATGTGGCTTGTTTTCGAATGTTTGCCTAACCATGTGGCGTGTTTTCGAATGTTTGCCTAACCATGTGGCTTGTTTTCGAATGTTTGCCAATCTATGTGGCGTGTTTTCGAATGTTTGCCAAACCATGTGGCGTGTTATCGAATGTTGCAAAACGATTAGACATGTTTTCGATTGTTTGCCTAACCATGTTGCGTGTTACCaagttttgcaaaatacagAAATATGCTACCATAAGCTGCTCAACAAAAATAACTAGATACTAACTTGATAATGGTACTAGTGATTATCAGCAGACATCACTCGCATGCTTTTAAAGTAATGGTAACGAATGTTGCGTTTGCTGCAGGGTACGCGAAAAACGTGTGGCGGCCGGGGGACGAGGTGCTGCTGGCTTGGAACGTAGAGCCCCACCCGGCAACTTTCGGCAGTTTGTACCGTTATATTACCCAATCGTAACACTCAACCATCTGTGCACGGCCGAAGCGGACATGTTTGACCTCTGCTTTTCCATTTTCCTATGCTAGGTCTAATTCTCCAATCACGCTTTAATTCTCGAGTCAAATTATAGTGCATATTCAAGTAATGGTGAAAAATGTCAATGATGCCAGAATGATTTTCTTTagcaataaaactattttattgaaattcagGCAGCGAATACCAACAATTTATATGCTAAGCAATcaattgtattatgttttgaaGCTGTGAACTTGATGACTGGCGACCCTGACGTGATCTCCAAGATACTTTCAGAGCAGAGCGTCCATATTGAGCAGACGATTGAAAAGTTCCAGCAGAAACTAATCGACGCTAAGGTTTGAATCATCAGCTCATTCTTAACGTTAACTTGGTAATAGTAGAAGGAGCAAGTTTATTCgaggaaatataacacacaatatatatatttgaaataggccaacatgaaCCGTGCTCAAATTCATAGGATAAAATGGCTTACGTATACAAATAGCGAACATGTAAACTATAAACACGTATATTTGAATTAAAGTAATAGTATCTATAGGgtttaatatacatattataactattaaatgAATTGAACTATAAACAAGCATATTTGTATCATAGTATTAACAACAGTTTCGGtagtattttataaacatataaatgacaCCTGACTTGTGCACTATATCCATGTACTGAATAACTAAACGAAGTTGATATTATAAACTTGCAAAATAGCTACAATAATGTATACTAAAGTAAAGATATTTGACATATTGCGCTTTAACTATTGCGTCAACATAATACAATTACATAGAAACAAAAACTTCACAAATACGTACAAATGTAAATGTGTGACCAGAGCTGATTTCCAACATTATCCAAACTTCAGGTGGAAGGACGTGTCATTCAGCTGCACGAAGCCAAGGCGGGCCCGGCCATCGTGCACGCGGCCGAAAGCGAGAACGCGGGAATGATTGTGTGCGGAAGTCGTGGCCTGAGCACGCTGCGGCGCACGTTCATGGGCAGCGTGAGCGACTACATCCTCCACCATGCACACGTGCCCGTCCTCGTCTGTAAGTTCGATCCCCTGCAGACGCACTGATGCTGTGCGGGTTGGCTTATAGTGACGGAATACGTCTCGTGTTATCCGATCTGTAAATTACAGACGACAGTGTAGACCTGTCCCTGACATtgtgcatgtttaattattttttatcatgcaTAATtcgttaaaatcattttttgcgaatgtcattgtttttacaCGTGTATAGATGAGATACAAATACAGTTGATTGATTTATATGCTAACAGTTAGTTCGGTTTACGTATCATTTGGTGTATTAGTGggtcggtcggtagaccaaGTATTGTCCGCATAAGAACTTAAGAACTGTTTCACCTAGGACGTCATCGGATGTTTTGCcactgaccagtagatgatcacTTTTGTTTAAAGTTCAGTAGGTCAAAAGTAATGGTCATGGAAAACAGTATTATGAACACTTTTGTAACACAACAACTAAAGAAGGCTTGTCATAGGACAAACGTCAGTTGTAGGTTGccctttttcttaaaaatcccTCATCTTTATTCTGTCTGCCACATGTTTCTGGCAATGTGGCGCATACTGCTTGACAAATGTTACTTGTTATAATACAGAAGCTGTTAATTGACCGTGTATAACGAACGCTCATCAATGCTCATATTTCTGAATAAACAGGAACGCTTTGGTGGTAAAGTACAAATTGCTTTAAATTAAGTACAATTTGTAGAGTAAATATTTAACTAGCtcatttttctgtttctttttttatttgagaatTCTCTGATGACAGgacctttgattttatgattaaattgaataattgtGCACTTATCGCGATGACTCTGAGGAACAATTTATTATAACAGGCTGCAGGCTCTATGCAAATGGGAAATTAATCAGaaatttgatggaaaatgaAAACTATTCCATGTGCAGATGCATAACATCAGGGTCAGCGGAAGTTATCCTGACGAGAATCAAAGCGGAAGTCCCGAACTGGAAGAGAAAGAAGAGCACCATGAATATGCGGTCCAAGACTTGCGCCAACTTCCGCCACTCGTCCATGCCCAGCGACTCTCGCCGCCTCTCCTCCATGTGATCTTGGATCTTATCCAAACAGTCTAGTTGCTTCTTAAGTAGAGAGATCACCTCCGTTGATGTGTCGAAATCTAATTTGACGTCCTTGAGGTCGGCCATTTTGTCGCCACTGTGGTCGGAGAGGACTGACGTCATGGCGGTGCGGTACCCGGCGTCTATGGGGCCGTTGTGGTTGGAATCTTCGTCTATGGTCGACCGTCCGGGAAAACCTGGGTTATCATACGCCTTTGCTAACTTCTGCAAAgaattatttttagacataTTTCGGGTACTAGTATTtaagtaaattatatatataaaacatatttaacatctAAAAGCATAATGAAAGCGACACATTGGAAGAGAAAATCTGGTTGTTATATAAGTAAAACCGGTGTCGAGTTAGTGTGAGACAAATTTTCCAAATGCATATTGGCTGTAGTCTTGACTTTTGACAGATTGAATCCTAAAACAATATGGGTTATTCCATGGTCTAGAACAAGTAACCCGTGAGTGAAGTTTCATGGTCCTTAGTCAATCCGATGTCGAGTTATTGTGTGGACAATAGGCGCCATCTACTTAAAAGAGCAACACACCAAtgaagtttcatggtcctaGGTGTTGTGCGGTCTTCGATCCAACGGACCACCAAACCGACCgatatttgtaaatgtatatgcccttttttcttattattaaatgtaaaaccaGCATGCTACCTTCATATCATCGCACTTCGTaagtttgtcagtttttttaacaagaaGGATCCTGCCGAAACAATCGAGGAAGACGAGTC from Mya arenaria isolate MELC-2E11 chromosome 3, ASM2691426v1 harbors:
- the LOC128228964 gene encoding neuronal acetylcholine receptor subunit beta-3-like; the encoded protein is MQLCWESDQDLFYFFTRVDSDGGDSCCSMDLRAVALAPGCLVTLTSLCLALASHKEHIAPELAGWERRLYANLTSNYNAFSRPVMSASQRVHLNFSLSLNQVIDLDEKHQILTTYVWINERWDDANLRWRPEDFDGIERLMFPAALIWLPDIFIFNIAGFANEGFVNVSGSRVLVLSTGKVTWSIPLRIRSACPVDATYFPYDRQSCDIHFGSWIYDFSQIDISLESNIADVTNYVVNNEFDLYHAYLRRTIEGPSCCPGNESHPMVHLSIQLKRKTNYYDYIVIAPTLNLCVLTLATFLLPCECGWKIAIGLTVFLTLYVLQLLIAENVPDTNSTPLISVFILLVMSLNSISLITATIIMNIKRRSLADPPPPVPRILMHVCEKYLARVVCARMTNWKRIASTPNEVVEQIMIFPPADDVSDSGETCGQYVQRQEMMSDVSNESADLQNSQDIEIQPPPSLDRTETAESSFSTSSANDNSLNDVACTDCLLKPGPCDTASHENYSFQGDESDTCTVTSSRDERRGLAETSLYTRPRRFSKHRPSYKKAIKSGHTVTSKRHSTKPKIRYNESQLSNISRKYQWYFVADVIDTTAFLIYVIVMFLSIVTVLVIIPLFA
- the LOC128228161 gene encoding uncharacterized protein LOC128228161 gives rise to the protein MEKTGGTRRVVVAIDDSVYSNLTMNWYAKNVWRPGDEVLLAWNVEPHPATFGTVNLMTGDPDVISKILSEQSVHIEQTIEKFQQKLIDAKVEGRVIQLHEAKAGPAIVHAAESENAGMIVCGSRGLSTLRRTFMGSVSDYILHHAHVPVLVCKFDPLQTH